The proteins below come from a single Mucilaginibacter mali genomic window:
- a CDS encoding oxidoreductase produces MTKIWFITGSSRGLGRSLTEAVLATGDKVAATARNTDALKDLVERYPGQIYPVQLDVTDYPKVHQAVADVVAHFGRIDVLMNNAGFGIVGAAEAFTDEQVRSQLETNLYAPIEVSRAVIPYMRKQGGGRILQISSVGGRVGNAGITIYQAAKFGLSGFSEGLAKELAPLDIKVTCVEPGGFRTDWAGASMTYATRMPEYDDTVNKRADLFESGKFIPMGDPEKAAKAMIDLAAHPEPPIHLVLGSEAAGMVKQANTAREAEFEKWMPVTLSTDHDDAVNFLDTPEGKAIWNVKR; encoded by the coding sequence ATGACAAAAATTTGGTTTATAACAGGCAGCTCCCGCGGATTAGGGCGCAGCCTTACCGAGGCCGTACTGGCCACCGGCGATAAAGTAGCCGCTACGGCACGCAATACCGACGCGTTGAAAGATCTGGTTGAAAGATACCCCGGTCAAATTTATCCCGTACAACTGGATGTAACCGACTACCCCAAAGTACACCAGGCCGTGGCCGATGTCGTGGCCCATTTTGGCCGGATAGATGTTTTGATGAATAATGCGGGCTTTGGCATTGTTGGTGCGGCCGAGGCATTTACCGATGAACAGGTGCGCAGCCAGTTGGAAACCAACCTGTATGCGCCAATTGAAGTTAGCAGGGCCGTAATCCCTTATATGCGTAAGCAGGGCGGGGGACGCATTTTGCAGATCAGTTCGGTTGGTGGGCGTGTGGGTAACGCCGGCATCACCATTTACCAGGCCGCTAAATTTGGCCTGAGCGGCTTTAGCGAGGGCCTGGCTAAGGAATTAGCCCCGCTGGATATAAAGGTAACCTGCGTAGAGCCTGGCGGCTTCCGCACCGATTGGGCTGGCGCATCCATGACCTACGCCACCCGCATGCCCGAATACGACGACACCGTTAACAAGCGCGCCGACCTTTTTGAAAGCGGCAAGTTTATCCCCATGGGCGACCCCGAAAAGGCAGCCAAAGCCATGATTGACTTAGCCGCGCACCCCGAGCCACCAATCCACCTGGTATTAGGCAGCGAAGCCGCCGGTATGGTAAAGCAAGCCAACACCGCCCGCGAAGCTGAGTTTGAAAAATGGATGCCGGTAACGCTCTCAACCGATCATGACGACGCTGTTAACTTTTTGGATACCCCCGAGGGAAAGGCGATTTGGAATGTGAAGCGGTAA
- a CDS encoding AraC family transcriptional regulator — protein MPKATSPRILYACYAHTSREGENFIADHIFGCVISGSQELHIDGKTYTFKAGDFRFFRKNQLCRFVKHPPEGGGEFKSLSVMMDQDTLISLGQENNLHSERPYTGNGAVLLKPNPLLRNYIESLSPYINGSGQINDMISNLKVREAVMILLETNPELKDALFDFRVPGKIDLEAYMNKNYRFNVDIGRFAYLTGRSLASFKRDFERIFHISPNRWLQQKRLDDAYYLIKEKGQKVSDVYLDVGFKDLSHFSFAFKKAFGFAPTRLAR, from the coding sequence ATGCCCAAAGCTACATCGCCCCGCATATTATACGCTTGCTACGCGCATACCAGTCGCGAGGGCGAGAATTTTATTGCCGACCATATCTTCGGCTGCGTTATTTCGGGCAGCCAGGAACTGCACATCGACGGCAAGACCTATACCTTTAAAGCCGGCGACTTTCGCTTCTTCCGCAAAAACCAGTTGTGCCGCTTTGTGAAGCATCCGCCCGAGGGTGGCGGCGAGTTTAAATCGCTTAGCGTGATGATGGATCAGGATACCCTCATTAGCCTGGGCCAGGAAAACAACCTGCACAGCGAAAGGCCCTATACCGGCAATGGCGCGGTATTGTTAAAGCCCAATCCGTTGCTGCGCAATTATATAGAATCGTTAAGTCCGTACATTAACGGCAGCGGGCAGATCAACGACATGATCAGCAACCTGAAGGTGCGCGAAGCCGTGATGATCCTGCTGGAAACTAATCCTGAATTAAAGGATGCCCTGTTTGATTTCCGGGTGCCGGGCAAAATAGATCTGGAAGCTTACATGAATAAAAACTACCGCTTTAATGTAGATATAGGCCGCTTCGCTTATTTAACCGGCCGTAGCCTGGCCTCGTTCAAGCGCGATTTCGAACGCATCTTCCATATCTCGCCCAACCGCTGGCTACAGCAAAAGCGGTTGGATGATGCTTATTACCTGATAAAAGAGAAGGGCCAAAAAGTATCGGATGTGTATTTAGATGTTGGTTTTAAGGACCTGTCGCATTTTTCATTTGCCTTTAAAAAGGCATTTGGCTTTGCGCCGACGAGACTTGCTCGCTGA
- a CDS encoding PQQ-dependent sugar dehydrogenase, translated as MKKYFNTNKLLAVLLVTALFAACNNKSHVDDTTNTTVPGGDGSANTNPPVETAAKVAPNQLPAFTEQNRVPGVKTSAAYKVSVITSGLSYPWGLVFMPDGRMMVTEKPGRIRIVTSTGTIGNPISGVPAVNYTGESGLLSLALDPDFATSRLVFWTFTEPVTGGVTMSVARGKLSADETAFENVQVIYRATPTYGGSATNHKGSQLLFDNQGRLYVSFGEHSADDIRVNAQSLSSTLGKIVRINKDGTAAAGGPFATTAGAKPEIWSLGHRNPQGLAFNPVTGDLWESEHGPQAGDEINLIKAGANYGWPTIAYGLEYSGAKVGNGTQQNGMEQPIYYWDPAIAPSGMTFYTGSQVPEWKNNLFVAALRGMHIVRLVISNNKVTGEERLLSDQGQRFRRVVQGPDGALYAITDMAQGRIYRIGM; from the coding sequence ATGAAAAAGTACTTTAACACCAATAAGCTATTGGCGGTGTTGCTGGTAACTGCCCTTTTTGCCGCCTGCAATAATAAAAGCCATGTAGATGATACCACCAATACTACCGTGCCGGGTGGAGATGGCTCGGCTAATACAAACCCACCGGTGGAGACAGCCGCCAAGGTAGCGCCAAACCAACTGCCGGCCTTTACCGAGCAAAACCGTGTGCCGGGTGTAAAAACTTCGGCGGCTTATAAGGTGAGCGTGATCACCAGCGGTTTATCCTACCCGTGGGGCCTGGTGTTTATGCCCGATGGCCGCATGATGGTGACTGAGAAGCCCGGCCGTATCCGCATTGTTACTTCAACCGGCACCATAGGCAACCCTATTAGTGGTGTGCCGGCCGTAAATTATACCGGCGAGAGCGGCCTGCTGAGCCTGGCCCTCGACCCTGACTTTGCCACCAGCCGCCTGGTATTTTGGACCTTTACAGAACCCGTTACCGGCGGCGTAACCATGAGCGTGGCCCGCGGCAAGCTATCGGCCGATGAAACGGCGTTTGAGAATGTACAGGTGATCTACCGGGCGACGCCAACTTATGGCGGCAGCGCCACTAATCATAAAGGTTCGCAATTGTTGTTTGATAACCAGGGACGCCTGTATGTGAGCTTCGGCGAGCACTCGGCCGATGATATCCGGGTGAACGCGCAGTCGCTAAGTTCAACACTCGGTAAAATTGTAAGGATAAATAAGGATGGTACGGCCGCGGCAGGTGGGCCATTTGCTACCACAGCCGGGGCCAAGCCCGAGATCTGGTCGCTGGGGCACCGCAACCCGCAGGGGCTGGCGTTTAACCCGGTTACCGGCGACTTATGGGAGAGCGAACACGGTCCGCAGGCGGGCGACGAGATCAACCTGATAAAAGCCGGGGCCAACTATGGCTGGCCAACCATTGCCTACGGGCTGGAGTATAGCGGCGCTAAGGTGGGCAACGGCACGCAGCAAAACGGCATGGAGCAGCCCATTTACTACTGGGACCCGGCCATTGCCCCCAGCGGCATGACCTTTTACACCGGCAGCCAGGTACCCGAATGGAAGAATAACCTGTTTGTTGCCGCGCTGCGTGGCATGCACATCGTTCGCCTGGTGATCAGTAATAATAAGGTAACCGGCGAGGAGCGCCTGCTAAGCGACCAGGGCCAGCGCTTTCGCCGGGTGGTGCAGGGGCCTGATGGCGCGCTATATGCCATTACCGATATGGCGCAGGGGCGGATATACCGGATTGGGATGTGA